The following nucleotide sequence is from Nitrospinota bacterium.
CCAGGTCTGCTTCCTTCTGTTTAAGCTCCCTGATTGCCTGGGGGGTGATACGTGGAATTTCCTCTGCAAGCACCGTCGTCATTGGGAATCACCTCCTTTTGGGACGATAATTTCCTTTTGAAAAGGATACTACTACCTCCTGGAAGCCCCCCAAGAGAGGGACAGGTCCCAAAACCTTTTGGGATAATCTGCTTCTATCTATTTGCCTAACCCTCGTTAATCAGCCCAAGAAGTTCGTTGGCGGTATCACCATGTAAGTCTTTGAGAATGTTATACTCTTTCACTGCGCCCTCTCGGTTGCCGATTCTATGGTAAGCTAGGCCCAAATTATAGTGCGCCCCGACAAGGTCGGGCTTCAGAAGTATCGCCACCTTGAATGCCATCACCGCTTCTTCGTAGCGGCCAAGATTCCCGTAAGCCGATCCCAAGTTATAGTGGGCCTCGGCATCGTCAGGCTTAAGGCGAATCGCTTCCTTGTACGACGCTTTTGCATCCTCGTGATGCCCTGAACGAAGTCCCTTAAGCCCCTGTTCTAGCAGCGAAGAAAGGTCTTCCATCAAGTAGGCTCCGTTTATCGATTATTAGGGCTGGATAAATTCTACCACAGGCCAGGCGAGCGGGGGTAGGAGGATGTAGCTGTGTGGGCTAAGGAGAGAGACTTGCTCCGCTTAACCTATTGTTTCGTAAACTCAGGACTGAATTTTACGTTCCACAGAAAGTGGCTTTTATCTCTTCTTCCGGCAGTGGAGCTGCTCCATAAGAATCCAGATCCGGTTGATGCTTATAAGGGTTTATTAGAACTTTATTTATTTCATTAAAAACCGAGAGGTCACCGTCTATTGCACTTTGTATGGCCCTTTCCACCTGATGATTTCGAGGGATATACAGAGGATTGAGGCGATTCATTTTTTCTTTAATAGTAGCAATGTCTATATTATCCTTCTTCAATCTTTTCCTCCAAGCCTGTACGAAATTTTCAAATTCGCTCGAAGGGCTAAATCGCAAATTTATGTGTTTTTCATTCACCTCCAACAAACCCGAAAGCTTTCTAAAAGAGAGAGTGAAGTCGAGCTTTTCTTTTTCTAAAATATCAAGCCACATCACAATTAATTTTTCATCTTCATTCTTAGTGGAGGGACTTGAAACAATACCCAGTTTTGCGGCCATTCGTTTGTGCCACTCACTTGTAAAAAGATCGCTGATCGTTGCTAATTCGTTATTTAACAACTCTAT
It contains:
- a CDS encoding tetratricopeptide repeat protein, translating into MEDLSSLLEQGLKGLRSGHHEDAKASYKEAIRLKPDDAEAHYNLGSAYGNLGRYEEAVMAFKVAILLKPDLVGAHYNLGLAYHRIGNREGAVKEYNILKDLHGDTANELLGLINEG